The Natronoglycomyces albus genome has a segment encoding these proteins:
- a CDS encoding ABC transporter permease — MSTTTETGHDPKSPGTDDKRDGFVTVFGRYLATANTFMVTVYSLLLALVIGGLLIIISDPHVRGTWTYFFSRPQDAFSASWDAVSTTYANLFNASIINVNTVGAWLSGETTFGRVLNPISETLFYATPLILTGLAVALAFRAGLFNIGAEGQAIMGAIAATVVGVSLGLPFYLHLPIALLAGTIAGGLYGAVPGILKARTGAHEVIVTIMMNFIALHFLLWALGTTVLDNPDRTEAISKTVETSAQLPPLLSFLGSHLRVHLGLFVALAAAVVTWWLLSRSTFGFRIRAVGANADASAVAGISVARTYGSSMGVSGALAGLGGAVILLGMNPYYLTDDRIMNIGFDGITVALLARANPYGVVAAAFLFGALRAGTQAMQPAIPIDMATLLQAIIVLFIAAPALVKATLHLKTPRGGLTTLSAKGW, encoded by the coding sequence ATGAGCACCACCACCGAAACCGGACACGACCCCAAGAGTCCAGGCACCGACGACAAGCGCGACGGATTCGTCACCGTCTTCGGCCGCTACCTGGCCACCGCCAACACCTTCATGGTCACCGTGTACTCGCTGTTGCTCGCCCTGGTCATCGGCGGACTACTCATCATCATCTCCGACCCGCACGTACGCGGGACGTGGACATACTTCTTTAGCCGACCCCAGGACGCCTTCAGCGCCTCGTGGGACGCCGTCAGCACCACCTACGCCAACCTGTTCAACGCCTCGATCATCAACGTCAACACCGTTGGCGCCTGGCTCAGCGGCGAAACCACCTTCGGCCGGGTCCTCAACCCGATCTCCGAAACGCTCTTCTACGCCACCCCACTGATCCTCACCGGACTGGCCGTAGCCCTAGCGTTCCGCGCCGGACTGTTCAACATCGGTGCCGAAGGCCAAGCCATCATGGGAGCCATCGCCGCAACCGTCGTCGGCGTCAGCCTCGGACTGCCCTTCTACCTGCACCTACCCATCGCGCTCCTAGCCGGAACCATCGCCGGAGGCCTCTACGGAGCCGTACCGGGCATCCTTAAAGCCCGCACCGGAGCCCACGAAGTCATCGTCACCATCATGATGAACTTCATCGCCCTGCACTTCCTGCTGTGGGCACTGGGCACCACCGTGCTCGACAACCCCGACCGCACCGAGGCCATCTCCAAAACTGTCGAGACCTCAGCCCAACTGCCGCCGCTACTGAGCTTCCTCGGCAGCCACCTGCGCGTCCACCTCGGACTCTTCGTGGCCCTAGCCGCCGCCGTCGTCACCTGGTGGCTGTTGTCGCGCTCCACCTTCGGCTTCCGCATCCGTGCCGTCGGCGCCAACGCCGACGCCTCAGCGGTCGCGGGTATCTCAGTGGCCCGCACCTACGGCTCCTCCATGGGAGTCTCCGGAGCCCTCGCCGGGCTCGGTGGCGCGGTCATCCTGCTGGGAATGAACCCGTACTACCTCACCGACGACCGCATCATGAACATCGGCTTCGACGGAATCACCGTGGCCCTCCTGGCCCGCGCCAACCCCTACGGGGTCGTCGCAGCGGCATTCCTCTTCGGAGCGCTCAGAGCCGGAACCCAAGCCATGCAACCAGCGATCCCCATTGACATGGCAACCCTGCTGCAAGCCATCATCGTGCTCTTCATCGCCGCGCCCGCCCTGGTCAAGGCGACCCTGCATCTCAAGACACCACGCGGTGGCCTGACCACCCTCTCGGCGAAAGGCTGGTGA
- a CDS encoding BMP family lipoprotein, whose protein sequence is MATKLGKTILAGLGAASLVAVAACAEPPADDNGNGNDPEASFTACMVTDTGGVDDRSFNASAWLGMENIRDDNDDIAIEYRQSNSSADFEPNLRTFIDEGCDFIMSVGGLMEDAAEQIAQENPDVRFGIVDGMVAEPNVHSMEFNTAESSFLAGYLAAGMTETGAVGTYGGMNIAPVTIFMDGFAEGVAHYNDEHGEDIEVLGWNVESQSGSFTDDFQDTTAGRALAETLVSQGADIVFPVAGPAGVGAAAVADEDDNVSLIWVDIDGCTSLEEYCDDILSTSVKNIPDAVYEAIENAYNEGDMDAHYVGTLENNGVSLAPFHEMDSLVSDELKSELEALEAAIIAGDVTVESPATPERD, encoded by the coding sequence ATGGCAACGAAGCTAGGGAAAACCATCTTGGCGGGGCTGGGGGCTGCCAGCCTAGTGGCCGTCGCCGCCTGCGCCGAGCCGCCGGCGGACGACAACGGAAACGGCAACGACCCCGAGGCCTCCTTCACCGCGTGCATGGTGACCGACACCGGCGGAGTCGACGACCGATCCTTCAACGCCTCGGCTTGGCTGGGCATGGAGAACATCCGTGACGACAACGACGACATCGCGATCGAATACCGGCAGTCCAACTCTTCGGCCGACTTCGAGCCCAACCTGCGCACCTTTATCGACGAAGGCTGCGACTTCATCATGTCCGTCGGTGGGCTGATGGAAGACGCCGCCGAGCAGATTGCCCAGGAAAACCCGGACGTCCGCTTCGGCATCGTCGACGGAATGGTCGCCGAACCCAACGTCCACTCCATGGAGTTCAACACCGCCGAGTCATCGTTCCTCGCCGGTTACCTGGCCGCCGGAATGACCGAAACCGGCGCCGTTGGAACCTACGGCGGCATGAACATCGCCCCCGTGACCATCTTCATGGACGGCTTCGCCGAAGGCGTCGCCCACTACAACGACGAGCACGGCGAAGACATCGAAGTGCTCGGCTGGAACGTCGAGAGCCAGTCCGGCTCGTTCACCGACGACTTCCAAGACACCACTGCCGGCCGCGCGTTGGCCGAAACTCTCGTCAGCCAGGGTGCCGACATCGTCTTCCCCGTGGCCGGACCGGCCGGGGTCGGAGCCGCCGCCGTCGCCGACGAAGACGACAACGTCTCCTTGATCTGGGTCGACATTGACGGATGCACCTCGCTGGAAGAATACTGCGACGACATCCTGTCGACCTCGGTGAAGAACATTCCCGACGCGGTGTACGAAGCCATCGAAAACGCCTACAACGAAGGCGACATGGACGCACACTACGTCGGAACGCTGGAAAACAACGGCGTTAGCCTCGCTCCGTTCCACGAAATGGACTCGCTGGTCTCCGACGAACTCAAGAGCGAACTGGAAGCCCTCGAGGCCGCCATCATCGCTGGCGACGTCACCGTCGAATCTCCGGCCACCCCGGAACGCGACTAA
- a CDS encoding cytidine deaminase: MNDIDWPALRDAARTAMRSAYVPYSKYPVGVAALIDDGRIIRGCNVENASYGLTLCAECGLVSQLALTGGGRIVAMACVDAQGNPLTPCGRCRQLLYEHGGPNCLIDDHDGPVPMSYLLPDAFGPDHLTT; this comes from the coding sequence ATGAACGACATCGACTGGCCGGCCCTACGCGACGCCGCCCGCACCGCAATGCGATCCGCCTACGTTCCCTACTCGAAATACCCCGTAGGTGTCGCGGCCTTGATCGACGACGGACGCATCATCCGCGGCTGCAACGTCGAAAACGCCTCCTACGGCCTCACCCTGTGCGCCGAATGTGGCCTCGTCTCCCAACTAGCCCTCACCGGCGGCGGCCGCATCGTTGCCATGGCCTGCGTCGACGCTCAAGGAAACCCCCTCACCCCATGCGGACGCTGTCGCCAACTTCTCTACGAACACGGCGGACCCAACTGCCTCATCGACGACCACGACGGACCAGTCCCCATGAGCTACCTGCTGCCCGACGCATTCGGACCCGACCACCTCACCACCTGA
- a CDS encoding SulP family inorganic anion transporter, which yields MTSRRARFSIPRPIVPFLRTELLAGLLVALALIPEAIAFSIIAGVDPSVGLFASFVMACSIAFLGGRPAMISAATGAMALVVAPLVASHGVGHLLAATILAGVIQVILALTGVAKLMRFIPRSVLTGFINALAILIFLAQLPHLLGQGWLVIAMVAGGLAIIVGLPYLTKAIPAPLIAIAGLTVLCVAFSISVPTVGDMGELPSGMPWVALPGVPFTMETLAVIAPYAFALAAVGLLESLMTAQVVDDETDTNSNKTREAGGQGIGNIITGFFGGMASCAMIGQTMINVKSGARSRLSTFSAGLFLLILVVVFGGVVASIPMPALVAVMIFVAGVTFDWRSIHPRTLRRMPLGETAAMVVTVVTTVLTHNLAIGVGAGVVVAMIFFARKVAHVVDVTSVTDPDGGTEVYAVTGELFFASCNELVSAFNYEGDPDHVVIDLTDAHIWDASAVAAMDTICAKYERRGKTVEIMGLNRASKAIKENLAGTMSNAH from the coding sequence ATGACATCGCGGCGTGCGCGATTCAGCATCCCGCGCCCCATCGTTCCCTTCCTGCGAACCGAACTCCTCGCAGGCCTCCTAGTCGCCCTCGCCCTCATCCCCGAAGCGATCGCCTTCTCCATCATCGCTGGAGTCGACCCCAGCGTCGGCCTCTTCGCATCGTTCGTCATGGCCTGCTCAATCGCATTCCTCGGCGGACGCCCAGCGATGATCTCAGCCGCCACCGGCGCCATGGCACTAGTAGTAGCCCCCCTCGTCGCCTCCCACGGAGTCGGACACCTCCTCGCCGCGACCATCCTCGCCGGAGTCATCCAAGTCATCCTGGCCCTCACCGGCGTCGCGAAACTGATGCGGTTCATACCCCGCAGCGTCCTCACCGGATTCATCAACGCCCTGGCCATCCTGATCTTCCTAGCTCAACTGCCCCACCTCCTCGGGCAAGGCTGGCTCGTCATCGCCATGGTCGCCGGAGGCCTCGCCATCATCGTGGGCCTGCCCTACCTGACCAAGGCAATCCCCGCCCCACTCATCGCCATCGCCGGACTCACCGTGCTATGCGTCGCCTTCAGCATCAGCGTCCCCACCGTCGGCGACATGGGAGAACTACCCAGCGGCATGCCATGGGTAGCGCTACCGGGCGTACCGTTCACCATGGAAACCCTCGCAGTGATCGCCCCATACGCCTTCGCGCTGGCGGCCGTGGGGCTGCTCGAATCGCTCATGACCGCGCAGGTCGTGGACGACGAGACTGACACGAACTCGAATAAGACCCGTGAAGCCGGTGGCCAGGGGATCGGCAATATCATCACCGGCTTCTTCGGTGGGATGGCTTCGTGCGCGATGATCGGCCAAACGATGATCAACGTCAAATCCGGGGCTCGGTCTCGTCTGTCGACGTTCAGCGCCGGGCTTTTCTTGCTGATCCTGGTGGTCGTGTTCGGCGGGGTTGTCGCCTCCATTCCCATGCCAGCTCTGGTCGCGGTCATGATTTTTGTGGCGGGAGTGACCTTCGATTGGCGCAGTATCCATCCGCGGACCCTGCGACGGATGCCCTTGGGAGAAACGGCCGCTATGGTCGTGACGGTCGTGACAACCGTGCTGACCCACAACCTGGCTATCGGTGTGGGGGCGGGCGTGGTCGTCGCCATGATCTTCTTCGCGCGCAAGGTCGCCCACGTAGTGGACGTCACCAGCGTTACCGACCCCGACGGCGGTACCGAGGTGTATGCGGTGACCGGGGAGCTCTTCTTCGCCTCGTGCAATGAACTGGTTTCCGCGTTCAACTATGAGGGCGATCCCGACCACGTGGTGATTGACTTGACCGACGCGCACATTTGGGATGCTTCGGCTGTTGCCGCCATGGACACCATTTGTGCCAAGTACGAGCGGCGAGGGAAGACCGTCGAAATTATGGGTCTCAATCGCGCTAGCAAGGCGATAAAGGAGAACCTGGCCGGAACCATGTCGAACGCCCATTGA
- the trpS gene encoding tryptophan--tRNA ligase: MTQENPASTRKPRVLSGIQPTADSFHLGNYLGAVRNWVSLQETHECFYFIPDMHAITVAYDPKVLKQRTFIATAQLLALGVNLDESIIFPQSAVPEHAMLAWILNCQTGFGEASRMTQFKDKSSKQERTSVGLFTYPILQAADILLYQANAVPVGEDQRQHLELTRDLAIRMNNTYKRVFTVPEPHILKETATIKDLGDPERKMSKSNSTKNGLIELRDEPARIRKKIRSAVTDTGSEVTYDPENKPGVSNLLVIYSALADKSLQQLEADYAGKGYGDLKKDLGEVVADFCEPIAKSTQEYLSDQAELQRVLDSGAQRAREVASTTLARVYDRVGFFPPVSLPGDNKS; the protein is encoded by the coding sequence ATGACGCAAGAGAATCCAGCATCGACGCGAAAGCCTCGCGTTCTATCCGGCATCCAACCCACCGCAGACTCGTTCCACCTGGGGAACTACCTGGGTGCGGTGCGGAACTGGGTTAGCTTGCAGGAAACTCACGAGTGCTTCTACTTCATTCCCGACATGCACGCCATCACGGTCGCCTATGACCCCAAAGTGCTCAAGCAACGCACCTTTATTGCCACCGCCCAACTCTTGGCACTTGGTGTGAACCTGGACGAGTCGATCATCTTCCCGCAGTCGGCCGTACCCGAACACGCCATGCTCGCCTGGATTCTCAACTGCCAGACCGGGTTCGGCGAAGCCAGTCGCATGACCCAGTTCAAAGACAAGTCCTCCAAGCAGGAGCGCACCTCGGTCGGGCTGTTCACCTACCCCATCTTGCAGGCGGCCGACATCCTGCTGTACCAGGCCAATGCAGTCCCAGTGGGTGAAGACCAGCGCCAGCACCTGGAGTTGACTCGCGACCTGGCCATCCGGATGAACAACACCTACAAGCGCGTGTTCACCGTTCCGGAGCCGCACATCCTCAAAGAAACGGCCACCATCAAGGATCTGGGCGACCCCGAACGGAAGATGTCGAAGTCAAACTCAACCAAGAACGGTCTCATCGAGTTGCGTGACGAACCGGCCCGCATCCGCAAGAAGATCCGCTCAGCGGTGACCGACACCGGCTCCGAGGTCACCTACGACCCGGAAAACAAGCCGGGCGTGTCTAACCTGCTGGTGATTTACTCGGCGTTGGCCGACAAGTCACTCCAGCAGCTGGAGGCGGACTACGCGGGCAAGGGCTACGGGGATCTGAAAAAGGACCTCGGTGAAGTGGTGGCGGACTTCTGCGAACCCATCGCCAAGTCCACTCAGGAGTATTTGTCCGACCAGGCCGAACTACAACGAGTCCTCGACTCCGGCGCGCAACGGGCCCGCGAGGTCGCCTCGACCACGTTGGCGCGCGTATACGACAGGGTTGGCTTCTTCCCACCAGTGTCCCTTCCC
- a CDS encoding thymidine phosphorylase, with protein MFTAVDVIRTKRDAGELRKEAIDWVIDAYTRGEVADEQMSALAMAIFLNDMNAREIADWTDAMIRSGIRMDLSSVGKQCVDKHSTGGVGDKITLPLAPLVAAFGVAVPQLSGRGLGHTGGTLDKLESIPGFDVTMTEDQVITQLRDIGAVICAASSDLAPADKKLYALRDITSTVEAIPLIASSIMSKKIAEGTDALVLDVKVGSGAFMKDEKRARQLAETMVRLGADHGLRTTALLTDMNTPLGRTAGNGLEVTESVEVLAGGGPSDVVELTVALASEMLALAGMPEADPAQALRDGRAMDTWRKMVTAQGGDPDAAMPSAKETADITADRDGIVTTMDAYSVGVAAWRLGAGRTRQGEKVQAAAGVEILKTVGEPVRAGEAVFRLHTDTPERIEPARQTLNGQWSIGTNPPAPTSIVLDRIGTA; from the coding sequence ATGTTCACCGCAGTAGACGTCATCCGCACCAAACGCGACGCAGGCGAACTGCGCAAAGAGGCCATCGACTGGGTCATCGACGCCTACACCCGTGGCGAGGTAGCCGACGAACAAATGTCCGCCCTGGCCATGGCCATCTTCCTCAACGACATGAACGCGCGCGAGATCGCCGACTGGACCGACGCGATGATCCGCTCCGGAATCCGCATGGACCTCTCCAGCGTCGGCAAACAGTGCGTGGACAAACACTCCACCGGCGGAGTCGGCGACAAAATCACCCTGCCCCTAGCCCCACTAGTGGCAGCCTTCGGCGTCGCCGTGCCACAACTATCCGGACGCGGACTCGGACACACCGGCGGCACGCTCGACAAACTAGAATCGATCCCCGGCTTCGACGTGACCATGACCGAAGACCAGGTCATCACCCAGCTGCGCGACATTGGAGCGGTCATCTGCGCGGCCTCCTCCGACCTAGCCCCAGCGGACAAAAAACTCTACGCCCTGCGCGACATCACCTCCACCGTCGAAGCGATCCCGCTCATCGCCTCCTCCATCATGAGCAAAAAGATCGCCGAAGGCACCGACGCGCTCGTACTCGACGTCAAAGTAGGGTCCGGAGCGTTCATGAAAGACGAAAAACGCGCCCGCCAACTAGCCGAAACGATGGTGCGGCTCGGAGCTGACCACGGCCTGCGCACCACCGCCCTCCTCACCGACATGAACACCCCCCTAGGCCGCACCGCAGGCAACGGACTCGAAGTCACCGAATCGGTCGAAGTCCTCGCCGGCGGCGGACCATCCGACGTAGTCGAACTCACCGTGGCACTAGCCAGCGAAATGCTGGCGCTAGCCGGAATGCCAGAGGCCGACCCGGCGCAAGCCCTACGGGACGGCCGAGCGATGGACACATGGCGCAAAATGGTGACCGCCCAAGGCGGGGACCCAGACGCGGCCATGCCCAGCGCGAAAGAAACCGCCGACATCACCGCCGACCGAGACGGCATCGTCACCACCATGGACGCCTACTCGGTCGGGGTAGCAGCCTGGCGACTCGGCGCCGGACGCACCCGCCAAGGCGAAAAAGTACAAGCCGCCGCAGGCGTGGAAATTCTCAAAACCGTCGGAGAACCCGTGCGCGCCGGAGAAGCAGTCTTCCGACTCCACACCGACACCCCAGAACGCATCGAACCGGCCCGACAAACACTGAACGGACAATGGTCCATCGGCACCAACCCACCAGCGCCGACCTCGATCGTGCTCGACCGCATCGGCACCGCCTAA
- a CDS encoding ABC transporter ATP-binding protein, giving the protein MKLELRALTKKFGTFVADDNIDLVVQPGEIHALLGENGAGKSTLMNMLYGLLEPTSGEILIDDEPVTFDNPKQAIRAGIGMVHQHFMLVPPFTVAENVMLGREYHRYGVLNRKAARQAVMDVSERYGLRVDPDALIKDIPVGVQQRVEIIKALLGDCRLLIMDEPTAVLTPQEITELLDIMRTLAESGTSIIFISHKLKEVKAIADKITVIRRGKVTGDLTPDVSEMELASAMVGRDVSLTVDKGQSTPADSSLEIRDLTVIDERDCRAVDGLDLTVRRGEILGIAGVEGNGQTELARALIGLAGHAADGAKEKMTGSIKFHGREVSRSSPLRRIRLGLGYIPEDRARHGLIKDFTVAENLVLNQIGDEPYSRNGVRNFNAIHELAERSISTFDIRTEGPDKPASSLSGGNQQKLIIAREFSRKLELLVASQPTRGVDVGAIEFIHKRIIEERDAGAGVLLISSELDEILSLSDRVAVMYKGKVVAVVPPDTPREVIGRYMAGAVQEGVDATIPDAVVTLAGGATVGATATDDVAAQISEEPAADAVVEISDHDDPETDPTTNDPAPEDDSKGGDK; this is encoded by the coding sequence CTGAAACTCGAACTGCGGGCGTTGACGAAGAAGTTTGGGACCTTCGTCGCCGACGACAACATAGACTTGGTGGTTCAACCAGGGGAAATCCACGCTCTGTTGGGGGAAAACGGAGCCGGGAAATCCACCCTGATGAACATGCTCTACGGGCTGCTCGAACCCACCTCCGGGGAAATCCTCATCGACGATGAACCGGTCACGTTCGACAACCCCAAACAAGCCATCCGCGCGGGTATCGGCATGGTGCACCAGCACTTCATGCTGGTGCCGCCGTTCACCGTGGCCGAAAACGTCATGCTCGGACGGGAGTATCACCGCTACGGGGTGCTCAATCGCAAAGCCGCCCGCCAGGCCGTTATGGACGTGTCCGAACGCTACGGACTGCGCGTTGACCCCGACGCGCTCATCAAAGACATTCCGGTGGGCGTGCAGCAGCGAGTCGAGATCATCAAGGCGTTGCTAGGGGACTGCCGCCTGTTGATCATGGACGAACCCACCGCCGTTCTCACCCCGCAAGAGATCACCGAACTGCTCGACATCATGCGCACCCTGGCCGAGTCGGGCACGTCGATCATCTTCATCAGCCACAAGCTCAAAGAAGTCAAGGCCATCGCCGATAAGATCACCGTGATTCGGCGCGGCAAAGTCACCGGCGACCTCACCCCGGACGTGTCGGAGATGGAACTGGCCTCCGCCATGGTCGGCCGCGACGTCAGCCTCACCGTCGACAAGGGCCAATCCACTCCCGCTGACTCCAGCCTGGAGATCCGCGACCTCACCGTCATCGACGAACGCGACTGCCGGGCCGTCGACGGGCTCGACCTCACCGTCCGACGCGGGGAAATCCTCGGCATCGCTGGAGTTGAGGGCAACGGCCAAACCGAACTCGCCCGGGCCCTCATCGGCCTGGCCGGGCACGCCGCCGACGGAGCCAAAGAGAAGATGACCGGCTCCATCAAGTTCCACGGCCGTGAGGTCAGCCGTTCCTCACCGTTGCGCCGCATCCGGCTGGGACTGGGCTACATTCCCGAAGACCGAGCCCGCCACGGCCTCATCAAAGACTTCACCGTCGCCGAAAACTTGGTCCTCAACCAAATCGGAGACGAACCATACTCACGCAACGGGGTGCGCAACTTCAACGCCATCCATGAACTGGCCGAACGGTCGATCTCCACCTTCGACATCCGCACCGAAGGGCCCGACAAGCCCGCCAGCTCACTCTCGGGCGGGAACCAGCAAAAACTCATCATCGCCCGCGAATTCTCCCGCAAGCTGGAGCTTCTGGTCGCCTCACAACCCACTCGCGGGGTCGATGTGGGCGCCATCGAGTTCATCCACAAGCGCATCATCGAAGAGCGCGACGCCGGAGCCGGAGTCCTCCTCATCTCCTCCGAACTCGATGAGATCCTCTCGCTGTCCGACCGCGTCGCCGTCATGTACAAAGGCAAAGTCGTCGCCGTGGTGCCCCCCGACACCCCACGCGAAGTCATCGGCCGCTACATGGCCGGGGCCGTGCAAGAAGGCGTCGACGCGACCATCCCCGACGCGGTCGTCACCCTCGCAGGCGGCGCGACGGTCGGGGCCACGGCCACCGACGACGTCGCAGCACAGATCAGCGAAGAGCCAGCCGCGGACGCAGTCGTCGAGATCAGCGACCACGACGACCCCGAAACCGACCCCACCACGAACGACCCCGCACCCGAGGACGACAGTAAAGGAGGTGACAAATGA
- a CDS encoding ABC transporter permease: MTKTEALTTEKFEQTESTRDRHLKAGISFALLGAGVAAIAVFAVASEARTVLRLNITRPDVSFAVPTALTMIALGAIAFALGAIMLAGIYRRLYVLATSGAVAAIALALVLWGFGRPGVQVPLESLLAGTLFLALPLILGSLSGVLCERNGVINIGIEGQFLMGAFVGALAATIANNPYIGIIFAMIAGSLTTMLLAVMAVRYQVNQIVLGVILNVLALGLTGFLFDRVMRDEPISFNRPGGVPRLGSVLEGVPVLEKLPTIPLVGPLLFNQNIFVYAALFAVVFLWFALFHTRWGLRTRAVGEHPHAADSVGINVNRFRFWNVTAAGMLSGMGGAFFTIGQTLAFSKNMSAGLGFVALAVMIIGRWNPFGALAGALMIGFLTETQRQMASMPGGSPIPSEFLSMLPYIATIVVVAGLVGRAKPPAANGQPFTPGG, from the coding sequence ATGACGAAGACCGAAGCTCTCACCACCGAAAAGTTCGAACAAACGGAGTCCACCCGCGACCGACACCTCAAAGCGGGCATCTCATTCGCCCTGCTGGGAGCTGGCGTCGCCGCCATCGCGGTGTTCGCCGTCGCCAGCGAGGCGCGCACCGTGCTGCGACTCAACATCACCCGACCCGACGTCTCCTTCGCCGTACCCACCGCGTTGACCATGATCGCGCTGGGCGCCATCGCCTTCGCACTAGGCGCGATCATGCTCGCCGGGATATACCGCCGCCTCTATGTCTTGGCCACCTCAGGAGCCGTCGCCGCCATCGCGCTGGCGCTCGTACTGTGGGGATTCGGGCGGCCAGGGGTGCAAGTACCGCTGGAATCGCTGCTCGCCGGGACCCTATTCCTGGCCCTGCCGCTCATCCTCGGCTCGCTCTCCGGCGTACTATGCGAACGCAACGGCGTCATCAACATCGGCATCGAAGGCCAATTCCTCATGGGAGCCTTCGTCGGCGCGCTCGCCGCGACCATCGCCAACAATCCGTACATCGGCATCATCTTCGCCATGATCGCCGGGTCGCTCACCACCATGCTGCTAGCCGTCATGGCCGTGCGCTACCAAGTCAACCAGATCGTGCTCGGCGTCATCCTCAACGTGCTCGCGCTGGGACTCACCGGGTTCCTCTTCGACCGCGTCATGCGCGACGAACCGATTAGTTTCAACCGCCCAGGAGGCGTACCGCGCCTCGGAAGCGTCCTCGAGGGCGTCCCCGTCCTCGAGAAGCTGCCCACGATTCCCCTAGTCGGGCCGCTGTTGTTTAACCAAAACATCTTCGTCTACGCGGCGCTGTTCGCCGTAGTATTCCTATGGTTCGCGCTCTTCCACACCCGCTGGGGCCTACGCACCCGCGCAGTCGGCGAACACCCCCACGCCGCAGACTCCGTGGGCATCAACGTCAACCGCTTCCGCTTCTGGAACGTCACCGCCGCCGGAATGCTCTCGGGCATGGGTGGAGCCTTCTTCACCATCGGACAAACACTCGCGTTCTCCAAAAACATGAGCGCCGGTCTGGGATTCGTCGCCCTCGCGGTCATGATCATCGGCCGCTGGAACCCCTTCGGAGCCCTCGCCGGTGCCCTCATGATCGGATTCCTCACCGAAACCCAACGGCAAATGGCATCCATGCCCGGCGGCTCCCCGATTCCGTCCGAATTCCTCTCCATGCTGCCCTACATCGCCACCATCGTGGTCGTGGCCGGACTCGTCGGACGAGCCAAACCACCAGCGGCCAACGGCCAACCATTCACACCAGGAGGCTGA
- the galE gene encoding UDP-glucose 4-epimerase GalE: MKYLVTGGAGFIGATVATMLMEAGHEVVVIDDCSRNSQRFVPAGAKLVRKRVHEVADVLDSSFDGVLHFAGLIAAGESVEFPERFWDNNAVGTLVLLETMRKSGVRKLVFSSSAGVYGNPESVPITEDAATNPVNAYSYTKLSCDMAIASEAVAHGLAAASLRYFNVAGAYRDKQGTWRGENHEPETHLIPIALEVAAGKRDKLAIFGDDYPTPDGTCVRDYIHVADLAQAHLLALDHVEAGEHRVYNLGSGTGYSNAQIAQAVARITGREIPVVYTDRRPGDPAELVASSQRAKSELGWKPTRDSLEQMVGDAWAYYQHTQA, translated from the coding sequence GTGAAGTATCTCGTCACTGGCGGAGCTGGATTCATTGGCGCCACTGTCGCCACCATGTTGATGGAGGCCGGGCACGAGGTGGTCGTCATTGACGACTGCTCCCGGAACTCGCAGCGGTTTGTTCCCGCTGGTGCGAAGTTGGTCCGCAAGCGAGTCCACGAGGTGGCCGATGTTCTCGATTCCAGCTTCGATGGAGTGCTGCATTTCGCTGGTCTGATCGCGGCGGGGGAGTCGGTGGAGTTCCCCGAACGATTCTGGGACAACAACGCCGTTGGCACCCTGGTGCTCCTGGAGACGATGCGCAAGAGCGGTGTGCGCAAGCTGGTGTTCTCGTCCTCGGCCGGGGTGTATGGCAACCCCGAGAGCGTCCCGATCACCGAAGATGCCGCGACTAACCCGGTGAATGCCTACAGTTACACCAAATTGAGCTGCGATATGGCCATCGCCTCGGAGGCCGTGGCTCACGGCCTAGCCGCCGCCAGCCTGAGGTACTTCAACGTAGCCGGTGCCTACCGGGACAAACAGGGAACCTGGCGTGGGGAGAACCATGAGCCAGAGACCCACCTCATTCCGATCGCGCTCGAGGTTGCCGCTGGTAAACGCGACAAACTAGCGATCTTTGGAGACGACTACCCGACGCCGGATGGAACCTGCGTTCGCGACTATATTCACGTGGCCGACTTGGCCCAGGCACATTTGCTGGCATTGGACCACGTGGAGGCCGGGGAACACCGGGTGTACAACCTGGGTTCGGGTACCGGCTACTCGAACGCGCAGATCGCGCAGGCGGTTGCCCGAATCACCGGCCGAGAGATTCCGGTCGTCTACACCGATCGGCGTCCGGGAGACCCGGCGGAGTTGGTTGCCTCCTCGCAGCGGGCGAAGTCGGAGCTGGGATGGAAGCCCACCCGCGATTCGCTGGAGCAAATGGTGGGCGACGCGTGGGCCTACTATCAACACACTCAGGCCTGA